CCCGCTGCAACTGTCCTGATTCAGATCCTTTGTAGAGAACTTCATGTTGTTGTACACATTCCTGGGATTGTCTGAGGTCATGGCATCCCCTGCTGTCCCTGAGTATGTTCCCAGCCTCAGCCGGTAGCCCTGGGACTCATCTACCATATTGAAGAGGTTGTAGTCTGCGAACTTGACATTGTTTGTGGCATCCCAGATGACAAACCTGACCTGATAGACCTTCTGCTGGGAGATCTGGTGGATGTACTCGGTGTCCAGCCAGTAGTCGGAGTGCAAGTTCCCAAAGCCGTACTTGTAGGTGCTCCAGGACTCGGCCCAGGTGATCTCTGTGCTCTGCCGGTTCCTCTGGATGACTGTCCAGCCCCCGTTGGTCACGTTCATTTCACAGGACACCACGATGGGGTGCAGTCCTGTGGGCTGGATGTCATAGATGCCGCTGCGGCTACTGGTAGGAATCTCGCTGCAGTACTTGGGCCAGCCTGGAGCAGGAGACAGAGATGGTTATTAAATAACAGGAAAGCAGACCCTGAAAGTACCTGATATCTCTTTTGAGGCTATAACTTCCAGATTGCAAGGAGGCAGCTGGACAGGCCTGCCGAAAGATATCTTTGGGCAGTTGTGGGCTCTGGGGCATGCCCTTTGAGAGACTGGCCATACAGGGTGGATGTCACAGGGAAAAGTGAGAGTCTGCCCAGGAATGGACTGGAATCaggcagcaacagggatctgagcaggcacagaggggaacagaggggtctgagcatgcgccaaggggagagcagagggcctggtcctgtgcgcagagagggaacggagggatctggtcatgtgctggggggaatggaggggaacggaggatgcagagagggactggaggcgatctgacaggggagctcacaggaacagagcagcaccagatgggacgggtggagtctgggtgttgatgaagggtgacggtgggaatccacaggcacttgtggaaaagagggatgtgagcatgcacagaggggaggagctggcactaagcagacactgagaggaacagaggagatgtgagtcttggaggagggagggagggcagaggagatgtgtatgcatgcagagggagaaggagggaggacgcctgagcgtatcaggaggggaaggcagggatctgtttgtgcaaggacagcagaggggccccaagagagcacagtgaggggaacagagaggacagagaagcagctggatgggaacggagaacatctgagagcacttgggagtgaagagaatgagtccggggggatctagaggcacccagaagggaagggaacaggaggagttggaaagcgtgtggaggcggcacggcttggacgtaaggtagccagaaaggctggtggggactgagggctgcacagaggggagtggaggagatctgagcatgcttgggtgggaatgcaggggtctagggcacagtcaggggagcagagaggagctacaagaacccagaagggcacagggggtgactgaggctccacagaggggaatgaggggagcctgaacacacagagagaggaatggaagggaccacagaggcatcaggggcaacagagagcacgtggagggtcgtggagggtcatggagggcatctgaacgcacccagaactgcatggatggctctgatgggccccgcgctgctccccagggaccttcgtttgccctTGGGTGCAACGCAGAAGTTTCTatttggccatcccagcctctagagtcacgcatttacctcgtggtgcacccagaagtgcgcgtttggatgcctctggtttccctgccgtacacctcagctcctcctttttccttctggtgccacccagagccctccattttcactgcagcgcattcccgtgtcctacatctgctgaggactctcgggctacagccccaccatgtgttcctctcccatctgtgtcagtgatgacgtttggggagggctggggaagggtctgggtgctctgggcaatgtcagagggcacaaacacacgggaggcccttgactgaaggagacgattgttttggagggtgcacccggccaggagggtgaggatgagggggtatgatgtggcgccttggtaagtgtggtctggccgggccctttgctgccactgagggaagaggttttctgtctctggggaaatggatttgcagaggcaggtgacaatgtgacagcttgtctcgccaccctactgggatgcggtggcaagatgtgaaaggacctctcaagatcacctggcccaattccctcctcaggaaagtgtcccgttgggtttggaatatccccaaggatggagactccctccctggggagcctgtgccagtgtttggtcagcctcacggtgaaaaagtgtttccttgtgtgtcagtttgtgcccgttgcctcttgtccagacatggggcaccactgggaagagcccggctcccacttcttcgttgtgccccttcaggtattgacacacatcgatgggatccccctgagccttcccttctccaggctgagcagtcccatctctcccggcctctccttgcatgagagatgctctagtccctccatcacctttgtggccctttgatggacactgttgagcacatccctatctctctcaccctggagaacccagaactggacgccagaagtggcctcaccggtgctgaataaagggagaggttcacctgctcgacctgctggcaacaccccttcgagcacagcccaggatgctgtggccattccccgccatgaccaggcaccgctggctgatggccagcgtgttgcccaccttgggctgtccttggccactttcacaggcccaccttgcagctgggtggccccaggatcgactccagcggagtgcaccactggtcactggtgtccagctggactttgtgtcactggtcagcgctctccggacccgtccgttcagcccgtttcagtccacctccccgttcacctatagaagctctattttgccattttgtctgtgaggatgctttggaagagtgtcaacaacttaacaaaagagcagtggacaatatccatggctctccccctgtcccacactggagaaggttatcgggttacttagacactatttcccctttgtaaatgcgtgctagctactgcagatcacccgcctgctgttcacgtggctggaaatggtttcaaggaccggctgctccatcaccgtccccgggatcgaggtgaggctggccagtctgtggttccccgggtcctccttctggctcttgaagacaggagtgacagtcacttccctccagccttgaggcacttttcctccagccttgaggttgccaggatcaaccagggatttttgagtggccttgcgatgacgctggccagctcccccagcccctgcacgcctgttccctcagggcccatgaacctctgcatgtccagtttgcttccgtaccccctgacctgaccctctcccatcgggatttcctctgtcttgcttcagactttccccctgatctcttgggctgggggttcctgaaggctggtcttcccagtgaagacagatgcgaagagcttgctgagcactgtgaccttttccgtgtcctgtgtcaccagggccctgaaggggtgttcagcagcagacccccactatccccggtgttccttttgttcacgtacttgtagaaatcccccttgcttcccctcccatcccttgccagattcgcctccagacagccctggctttcccagtcccatccctcaatgactgggcatcccttcattccagcagccaccacacctggattccacctgtaaatgtagtagataggcggaaaggtggagacttctcagcaaatgtatgaatattcatgtctttaagggatataaagggtgaacttttgtcttggtgtgtgcacgttcggaggaatgatccctcgtgcacccagagccagataaagaaacgcccactcttaatgctacgtcggggttaagaggttcgtcgtcgcttttggtgacagtaacacccctcagatttacaggcattaatgaaaatcatctcctcccatctcttcctttatgcttttccagaagttctccgtgcgtgaccatttgtcaacacgagcatctgggaggaacttctgtgtcaggaaaagccggtgccgagcccctgcgctgcaaaacggtgacgtggttcacccttcagtctggtcctgtttgctggctttgtcgtggcaggacagtctgtttttaagacagatttgaaaatcatttctgtgagtaaggtgaaatgcaagcagatcttgataaagaggaaaggaaaccgcttttatggagaatctcagaggtgtttttgccaagataagcagtgtgtgatttgactgtgagaattgctgctgtgtatttcctgacagagagtcccttcccttggctcagtttcacagacgtgttggtttaattcagttaaatattgtgatccgagcctggtgtaatttgctgtaaatccactgatttcaaaggacaactgagtcctattaagcatctgccctgtatttttactcttcattcaaaacaaataggcagaacagttcaacaattacagctaagactgaaagatggagaaaagcttgtcccggtgtctgaaaggtgatgctaaatggggatttaatgtgaaaatgcaaatgagaaatgttattataccataaaataactatcctcagacgtgtgatccggcacagaagcatggggaggtctgcctgcgagctttaagaggatgttcgggagggaaaagcatgtctcgtggatgtgtgaccgctggcgcaagcacagcaccaaactcttctctgtgactatgaaccctctcatttgtacaaaaagtggagatcaccaacacgaaggactagaacatctttgaaaatttatttttttccatttcccgaaaagccccatctaaaattcgaacctttttttttttttttttccccagaacgactgctttattttgctacggtaataattcccctcacaaacctggatctgcccagggaccggccgtattaccatcagcagcggccccacaggtaattcctgcctttctgtgggacatcccccacacgggtcacggaccagcagccgggaaaacacaaaatacactgtgcctgctgcttcgcgtgtgggtttgacaaggctgccctctgctgagaacagccccgagatgggatcacagcaaccagattacaaaccggagaagcaagagcaaaacctgtgtgtgtgacgtgttggctacagaatgctgggcagagctggggattccagggttttattcggtcactgcgtcgaggcacctcagatcttggcccagcagacgcttgggcggctgctgtggtttgttttgtttggttgtggtttcagcaggctggtccctcccaacaaaaacgaagaatgaacattaacaggagagagttcctgagccaattatgaaacgccaagtgtaatttcctgcattttgcgctgtttaatgtttatttctgatatttccagtaacggaacagaaagcccagccgctacactaaagagtcaccgttaaaatatttcacgagacgtatgcactgctcagctaaatgaaaaggctccaaacttgtgttgtattatattcaaacaccacctccaactgaaaccactcaaaaaaccagaaacgcaagcatgtgagcactgtcccctccagccctgctgagtcgggagtcctcctgcacagcacggcattttgcctggaaaccagagatcctcacccaaagccgcagggcaattcctagaaggtgccaaacctggtgaggctggggattccaccctgacacttgatactgactgcttcagtccacctcccccaaaatgcctgtgcaacgcgcttgggctttacgagctggtgtgcgggaagggcgacgctgctgggctctgctgggctgaggtggctgcacacccctgcgtgcctgcgcggctggaaccaggtgggctctgccgcggccagacgtgtgctgctgcctgtagccgttctgttctgcggtgtacgagttttggggaggacctggtggcagagggctgcggagagcaggggggcggtgaactccccccagaggctgtggtgccacgctgggtttttcctgctggccgccggcaggcagtgctgggggccgggcgctgctgcctgccacggggcctgcgctcccccgccctgcaagcagggcattcagtggggtctgtcgggggtgtccgatcccagattctgcctcccctcctgcttggaaacggccatgctgtccgccccgcccctagagaccaccgcacccagcccctggaaccagtgacactgtgacgtcagcctcgttgccaagggcaccgcgggcaccgcgggcaccgcgagccctgca
Above is a genomic segment from Athene noctua chromosome 19, bAthNoc1.hap1.1, whole genome shotgun sequence containing:
- the LOC141968501 gene encoding fibrinogen-like protein 1-like protein, encoding PSLSPAPGWPKYCSEIPTSSRSGIYDIQPTGLHPIVVSCEMNVTNGGWTVIQRNRQSTEITWAESWSTYKYGFGNLHSDYWLDTEYIHQISQQKVYQVRFVIWDATNNVKFADYNLFNMVDESQGYRLRLGTYSGTAGDAMTSDNPRNVYNNMKFSTKDLNQDSCSGNCAYSYEGVRWYSACYSVRLNVKGAIAWGSLCNGNRKASAILIKPALYH